A single genomic interval of Porphyromonas sp. oral taxon 275 harbors:
- a CDS encoding Lrp/AsnC family transcriptional regulator: MKKLNELDLKILRRLTVNARVPLRNVAEGENSSRSSVNQRLQRMIENGIITGLKYHVSPKMLGYNTCTFVGVRLERGSLYKEVAALLERIPEIVECHYTTGPYTLLIKLYATDNNDLMRILNGTIQEIPGVTATETLISLDVSFERSIHIPNQPPQ; encoded by the coding sequence ATGAAGAAGTTGAACGAACTAGACCTAAAGATCCTGCGTCGACTGACCGTGAACGCTCGTGTCCCCCTACGCAACGTGGCAGAAGGGGAGAACAGCTCGCGCTCCTCCGTCAACCAGCGCCTGCAGCGCATGATCGAGAATGGCATCATCACTGGACTGAAGTACCACGTCAGCCCCAAAATGCTAGGTTACAACACCTGCACCTTCGTCGGCGTTCGCCTGGAGCGCGGATCGCTCTACAAGGAGGTAGCGGCCCTGCTGGAGCGCATCCCCGAGATCGTCGAGTGCCACTACACGACGGGTCCCTACACCCTGCTCATCAAGCTCTACGCTACGGACAACAACGACCTCATGCGCATCCTCAACGGCACCATCCAGGAGATCCCTGGGGTCACAGCCACGGAGACGCTCATCTCGCTGGACGTGAGCTTCGAGCGTAGCATCCACATCCCCAATCAGCCGCCCCAATAG
- a CDS encoding thioredoxin fold domain-containing protein, with product MRYLKYMTSVVVALLAFALVSAQETAGIRFFKGSFAEAQAEAQRQGKPLFVDFFATWCVPCKKMEKTIFTQPEVGAFFNAKFVNLQLDAEAPENVEIAKKYKIEAFPTLGIIAPDGKAIQINVGFMKADELLEMAKTAVGEIKGFEELYKEYRAQPDDLKIQQELLTIAPRFLTTQDGMDAEKWVVRVRKLYKEYLAKKMADGSLINKKDYLIISNLGGDDADEVARVVEYINANLDAWIAAVGEPAAYYVIEKNDERMLELVKKGDESYKTYLEKIRTDYKKAYDVIKFKKVTPYQKSVDYYGALYAIYKSKDVPRYIQLMSSYLDGLGEDANAADYGIAAQSLYNAAGNKLTAADHKQAIAWLQKAIPSERTLMNKINFLVMVGDSYRELKDYKQAREYYNQAYGESLQMGEAEQAQQMIQASIVYKLSTLELLEK from the coding sequence ATGAGATACCTCAAGTACATGACCTCCGTGGTCGTAGCGCTCCTAGCCTTTGCCCTGGTCTCTGCTCAGGAGACCGCGGGCATCCGCTTCTTCAAGGGCAGCTTTGCCGAGGCGCAGGCCGAGGCACAGCGTCAGGGCAAGCCCCTCTTCGTAGACTTCTTCGCCACCTGGTGCGTCCCCTGTAAGAAGATGGAGAAGACCATCTTCACCCAGCCCGAGGTCGGTGCCTTCTTCAATGCTAAGTTCGTCAACCTCCAGCTCGACGCCGAGGCCCCCGAGAATGTAGAGATCGCCAAGAAGTACAAGATCGAGGCCTTCCCCACCCTCGGCATTATCGCCCCCGACGGCAAGGCCATACAGATCAACGTAGGCTTCATGAAGGCCGACGAACTCCTCGAGATGGCCAAGACCGCCGTCGGGGAGATCAAGGGCTTCGAAGAGCTGTATAAGGAATACCGTGCTCAGCCCGACGATCTCAAGATCCAGCAGGAGCTCCTCACCATCGCTCCCCGCTTCCTCACCACGCAGGACGGCATGGATGCTGAGAAGTGGGTCGTCCGCGTCCGCAAGCTCTACAAGGAGTACCTGGCGAAGAAGATGGCCGACGGCAGCCTCATCAACAAGAAGGACTACCTCATCATCAGCAACCTCGGCGGCGATGATGCCGACGAAGTAGCCCGCGTCGTCGAGTACATCAATGCCAATCTCGACGCTTGGATCGCTGCTGTCGGTGAGCCTGCCGCCTACTACGTCATCGAGAAGAATGATGAGCGCATGCTCGAGCTCGTCAAGAAGGGCGACGAGTCCTACAAGACCTATCTCGAGAAGATCCGCACCGACTACAAGAAGGCCTACGACGTCATCAAGTTCAAGAAGGTCACGCCCTACCAGAAGTCCGTCGACTACTACGGTGCGCTCTACGCCATCTACAAGAGCAAGGACGTCCCCCGCTACATCCAGCTCATGTCCAGCTACCTCGACGGCCTCGGCGAGGACGCCAACGCTGCCGACTACGGCATCGCAGCCCAGTCGCTCTACAATGCCGCGGGCAACAAGCTCACCGCCGCAGACCACAAGCAGGCCATCGCTTGGCTCCAGAAGGCCATCCCCAGCGAACGGACGCTGATGAACAAGATCAACTTCCTCGTCATGGTCGGTGACTCCTACCGCGAGCTCAAGGACTACAAGCAGGCACGTGAGTACTACAACCAAGCCTACGGCGAGTCCCTCCAGATGGGTGAGGCCGAGCAGGCCCAGCAGATGATCCAGGCCTCCATCGTCTACAAGCTCTCCACCCTCGAGCTCCTCGAGAAGTAA
- a CDS encoding bifunctional (p)ppGpp synthetase/guanosine-3',5'-bis(diphosphate) 3'-pyrophosphohydrolase: MEQLYTAFSPEEEALIEREYQALIYDYVNSPHRKKTEIIDRAFRLARHAHGLVRRRSGEPYILHPIAVARIVCKEIGLGSTSICCALLHDVVEDTEYTVEDIRHHFGDKIAQIVEGLTKISAQQVTQPIDSLQAQNIRKLLLTIGDDARVILIKIADRLHNMRTLSSMKPEKQLKIAGETAYFYAPLADRLGLFSIKTELEDLSFRYEHPEAYREILRKVQESEAGREDLFQRFAEPLKARFDAMGLVYEMKARVKGCFSIWRKMQTKGIPFEEVYDLFAVRIIFDSSDGYPEKNRCWDIYTTITETYRNRPERLRDWISTPKGNGYQALHLTVLGPDAQWVEVQIRSQRMNEIAEQGLAAHWRYKGNEVEEDRELTIWLDTIREVLNHPDSEGMEFLDTVHLSLHANDITTFTPKGRTITLPIQASVLDFAYAVHTDLGDRCIGAKVNHKVVPISQVLTNGDQVEILTSRSVRPEPSWLDFVTTAYAKVKIETALRRHQRELVTRGEELLEAALAETGRPLSSDIINKLTHLYSFDRPDTLLRHIGDGSFSLPQDLDAVLRGKGEGRLGRVSRAIGGLFSSGRDKGTKGSTETEGQEHVDHSHRFELTEDGYGIRYRMAPCCHPIPGDDILGIEDGSGKVVVHRSSCPEATRYKTTQGDQLLAPVWGAQHSPLFETSIVIGGIDSRGLLNAITQVLLEDFKVSITAIQMAAKDGVFEGVISLRTLGVSQVEAICALLRRNEAIHEAYRLSELSERP, translated from the coding sequence ATGGAACAGCTCTACACCGCATTCAGCCCCGAGGAAGAGGCGCTGATCGAGCGCGAATACCAAGCACTCATCTACGACTACGTCAACTCCCCGCACCGCAAGAAGACGGAGATCATCGACCGAGCCTTCCGCCTGGCGCGGCATGCCCACGGCCTCGTACGCCGCCGCAGTGGCGAGCCCTACATCCTGCACCCCATCGCCGTGGCGCGTATCGTGTGCAAGGAGATCGGGCTCGGCTCGACCTCTATCTGCTGCGCCCTGCTGCATGACGTGGTGGAGGACACCGAGTACACGGTGGAGGATATACGGCATCACTTCGGTGACAAGATCGCCCAGATCGTCGAGGGGCTGACCAAGATCTCAGCCCAGCAGGTCACGCAGCCGATCGACAGCCTGCAGGCGCAGAACATCCGCAAGCTGCTGCTGACCATAGGCGACGATGCCCGTGTCATCCTCATCAAGATCGCCGACCGCCTGCACAATATGCGCACGCTCTCCTCGATGAAGCCAGAGAAGCAGCTCAAGATCGCAGGTGAGACGGCCTACTTCTACGCTCCACTGGCTGATCGCCTGGGGCTCTTCTCCATCAAGACAGAGCTAGAGGACCTCTCCTTCCGCTACGAGCACCCCGAGGCCTACCGCGAGATACTGCGTAAGGTACAGGAGAGCGAGGCGGGACGTGAGGATCTCTTCCAGCGCTTTGCCGAGCCGCTCAAGGCGCGCTTCGATGCCATGGGGCTCGTCTACGAGATGAAGGCGCGGGTCAAGGGCTGCTTCTCCATCTGGCGCAAGATGCAGACCAAGGGCATCCCCTTCGAGGAGGTGTACGACCTCTTCGCCGTGCGTATCATCTTCGACAGCTCGGACGGCTACCCCGAGAAGAACCGCTGCTGGGACATCTACACCACCATCACCGAGACCTACCGCAACCGCCCCGAGCGCCTGCGTGACTGGATCTCCACCCCCAAGGGCAACGGCTATCAGGCCCTACACCTGACCGTCCTCGGCCCCGACGCCCAGTGGGTCGAGGTGCAGATACGTAGCCAGCGGATGAACGAGATCGCAGAGCAAGGGCTGGCCGCCCACTGGCGCTACAAGGGCAACGAGGTCGAGGAGGATCGCGAGCTGACCATCTGGCTAGACACCATCCGCGAGGTACTCAATCACCCCGACAGCGAGGGCATGGAGTTCCTCGACACGGTGCACCTCAGCCTGCATGCCAACGACATCACGACTTTCACCCCCAAGGGGCGCACCATCACCTTGCCCATACAGGCCAGCGTCCTGGACTTCGCCTACGCCGTGCACACCGACCTGGGCGACCGCTGTATCGGCGCTAAGGTCAATCATAAGGTCGTACCCATCTCCCAGGTGCTGACCAACGGTGACCAGGTGGAGATCCTGACCAGCCGAAGCGTACGCCCCGAGCCGAGCTGGCTCGACTTCGTCACCACAGCCTACGCCAAGGTCAAGATTGAGACGGCTCTACGCCGCCACCAGCGCGAGCTGGTCACCCGCGGCGAGGAGCTGCTGGAGGCCGCGCTAGCCGAGACAGGACGCCCACTCTCCTCCGACATCATCAATAAGCTCACGCACCTCTATAGCTTCGACCGTCCCGACACGCTCCTGCGGCATATCGGGGACGGGAGCTTCTCCCTGCCGCAGGACCTAGACGCCGTACTGCGTGGCAAGGGCGAGGGACGGCTAGGACGTGTGTCGCGTGCCATCGGAGGGCTCTTCAGCTCAGGCCGCGACAAGGGTACTAAGGGCAGTACAGAGACCGAGGGCCAGGAGCACGTCGACCACAGCCACCGCTTCGAGCTCACCGAAGACGGCTACGGCATACGCTACCGTATGGCCCCCTGCTGCCACCCCATCCCTGGGGACGATATCCTCGGGATCGAGGACGGATCAGGCAAAGTCGTGGTGCACCGCAGCAGCTGCCCCGAGGCCACACGCTACAAGACGACTCAGGGCGACCAGCTACTTGCCCCCGTATGGGGTGCGCAGCATAGCCCCCTCTTCGAGACCAGCATCGTCATCGGCGGGATCGACAGCCGCGGGCTGCTCAACGCGATCACGCAGGTGCTGCTCGAGGACTTCAAGGTCAGCATCACCGCGATCCAGATGGCAGCGAAGGATGGCGTCTTCGAGGGCGTCATCAGCCTGCGCACGCTAGGCGTCTCCCAGGTCGAGGCTATCTGCGCCCTACTGCGACGCAACGAAGCCATCCACGAGGCCTACCGCCTCTCTGAGCTCAGCGAGCGTCCCTAG
- a CDS encoding anaerobic sulfatase-maturation protein: MSTAPEHRPIHVMAKAAGAACNMRCDYCYYLDKERLYKQDEDPTPRTMMPEDFLERYIRQYIEAQPKDTPVTFTWHGGEALLRPLSFYRKAIELQQRYGEGRLIENTLQTNGLLVSKEWCDFFREHHFLVGISLDGTKEMHDRYRRTVSGLPTFERVMRGVKLLQDGGVDFNILATVNRFNADEPLEFYHFLKAIGNPYIQFAPIVERLRPGAKRHAFVEAPFITERPEERELHGDDEVILAPYSVQPEQWGYFITTIFDEWVRQDVGRYFIQLFDATLANWVGVPPGVCIFTSECGHAAALEHNGDLYSCDHFVYPRYRLGNIAEQPIRSLMDQPEQLRFGRAKRTGLTRQCQECEYLFACWGECPKNRFGYSLEGEPGHNYLCKGYYQYWDHVAPYMDYMKACLMQELPPAQVMQWARMQDGRNT; this comes from the coding sequence ATGAGCACCGCCCCAGAGCACCGCCCTATACACGTCATGGCCAAGGCTGCAGGCGCTGCCTGCAACATGCGCTGTGACTACTGCTACTATCTCGACAAGGAGCGCCTGTACAAGCAGGACGAAGACCCGACGCCCCGCACGATGATGCCCGAGGACTTCCTCGAGCGCTACATCCGTCAGTACATCGAGGCACAGCCCAAGGATACCCCCGTGACCTTTACGTGGCATGGCGGGGAGGCACTTTTGAGGCCGCTCTCCTTCTACCGCAAGGCCATCGAGCTGCAGCAGCGCTACGGCGAGGGACGTCTCATCGAGAACACGCTGCAGACCAATGGGCTCCTCGTCAGCAAGGAGTGGTGCGACTTCTTCCGTGAGCATCATTTCCTCGTCGGGATCTCTCTGGACGGGACCAAGGAGATGCACGACCGCTACCGCAGGACGGTCTCGGGCCTCCCGACCTTCGAGCGCGTCATGCGTGGCGTCAAGCTACTGCAGGACGGAGGTGTGGACTTCAACATCCTTGCTACGGTCAATCGCTTCAACGCTGACGAGCCGCTGGAGTTCTACCACTTCCTCAAGGCCATCGGCAATCCCTACATCCAGTTTGCTCCCATCGTCGAGCGCTTACGCCCAGGGGCTAAGCGCCACGCCTTCGTCGAGGCTCCCTTCATCACGGAGCGTCCCGAGGAGCGTGAGCTGCACGGGGATGATGAGGTGATCCTTGCCCCCTACAGCGTCCAGCCCGAGCAGTGGGGCTACTTCATCACCACGATCTTCGACGAATGGGTACGGCAGGATGTGGGGCGCTACTTCATCCAGCTCTTCGACGCGACGCTAGCCAACTGGGTGGGCGTCCCCCCTGGGGTGTGCATCTTCACCTCGGAGTGCGGGCACGCTGCCGCCCTCGAGCATAATGGCGACCTCTACAGCTGCGACCACTTCGTCTACCCGCGCTACCGCCTCGGCAATATCGCCGAGCAGCCCATCCGCAGCCTTATGGACCAGCCCGAGCAGCTGCGCTTCGGCCGAGCCAAGCGCACGGGGCTCACGCGCCAGTGTCAGGAGTGCGAATACCTCTTCGCCTGCTGGGGCGAGTGTCCCAAGAACCGCTTCGGCTACAGCCTCGAGGGCGAACCCGGGCATAACTACCTCTGCAAGGGCTACTACCAATACTGGGATCACGTCGCTCCCTACATGGACTATATGAAGGCCTGCCTCATGCAGGAGCTCCCTCCCGCCCAGGTCATGCAATGGGCACGAATGCAGGATGGACGCAATACTTAG
- the xseA gene encoding exodeoxyribonuclease VII large subunit → MEDSANLRSFSLSELLRSVRRCIEHTYPTRYWVRAEVSDLRRSGAGGHGYLELLEKGAGGDIVARVRATIWSTAYQQIERALAQQGLGSLSSGMNVLALVSLSYHELYGLSLNIADIDPRYSLGELARLRQETIARLKRQGLLEMNKELELPEPLQRLAIISSPTAAGYGDFMRQIEANSYGVKLYTALFRAQMQGEQTTDSILSALERILRYQEHFDAVVIIRGGGAVSELRAFDDYRLCESCAQYPLPIITGIGHERDVSVLDLVAHSSFKTPTAVASYLIEGLATELGRVAYCSERLPRLLERLSLGRGQSLQLLSSRLQQTAQRSIARAQYSLTQQQSQLGLQTQATLRRADFQLGQLGRRLPDLLRLRLQEAHQELHRPLLRLPLLLEHLRSRSYQQLEHYEQAIRLSHPDNILRRGFSIVKRAGQIQTSASELRKGEELELCFYQDSIRVRVEG, encoded by the coding sequence ATGGAGGATAGCGCGAACCTCCGCTCCTTCAGCCTCAGCGAGCTCCTCCGCTCGGTGCGACGCTGCATCGAGCACACCTACCCGACACGCTACTGGGTACGTGCTGAGGTGAGCGACCTAAGGCGCTCTGGCGCGGGAGGCCATGGCTACCTCGAGCTCCTAGAGAAGGGAGCTGGGGGCGATATCGTCGCGCGCGTACGCGCTACTATATGGAGTACAGCCTACCAGCAGATCGAGCGGGCACTCGCCCAGCAGGGGCTAGGCAGTCTCAGCTCGGGGATGAACGTGCTGGCGCTGGTCAGTCTCAGCTACCACGAGCTCTATGGACTAAGCCTTAACATCGCCGACATCGACCCCCGCTACTCCCTCGGCGAGCTCGCACGCCTCCGACAGGAGACCATAGCCCGCCTAAAGCGACAGGGGCTCCTCGAGATGAACAAGGAGCTGGAGCTCCCCGAGCCGCTGCAGCGTCTGGCGATCATCTCCTCGCCCACCGCAGCGGGCTACGGGGACTTCATGCGGCAAATCGAGGCCAATAGCTACGGGGTCAAGCTCTATACCGCCCTCTTCCGTGCGCAGATGCAGGGGGAGCAGACGACGGACTCCATCCTCTCAGCCCTCGAGCGTATACTTAGGTACCAGGAGCACTTCGACGCCGTGGTCATCATCCGAGGCGGGGGCGCCGTCAGCGAGCTGCGCGCCTTCGACGACTACCGCCTCTGCGAGAGCTGCGCCCAGTACCCCCTCCCCATCATCACCGGTATAGGCCACGAGCGAGACGTCTCCGTCCTCGACCTGGTGGCCCATAGCTCGTTCAAGACACCGACGGCCGTCGCTAGCTACCTCATCGAGGGGCTTGCGACCGAGCTAGGACGCGTCGCCTACTGCAGCGAGCGCCTACCCCGACTCCTAGAGCGCCTCTCCCTGGGGCGCGGCCAAAGCCTACAGCTACTGAGCAGCCGCCTGCAGCAGACTGCACAGCGCAGCATCGCTCGGGCACAGTACAGCCTCACCCAGCAGCAGTCGCAGCTAGGCCTACAGACCCAGGCCACCCTACGCCGAGCGGACTTCCAGCTGGGACAGCTTGGGCGCCGCCTTCCCGATCTACTTCGCCTACGCCTACAGGAGGCCCATCAGGAGCTGCACCGCCCGCTGCTGCGCCTTCCACTGCTACTCGAGCATCTACGCAGTCGCAGCTATCAGCAGCTAGAGCACTACGAGCAGGCGATACGGCTCTCCCACCCCGACAACATTCTACGGCGAGGCTTCAGCATCGTCAAGCGCGCTGGCCAGATCCAGACCTCGGCCAGCGAACTGCGGAAGGGCGAGGAACTGGAGCTCTGCTTCTACCAAGATTCAATACGCGTACGCGTAGAGGGCTAG
- a CDS encoding FeoB-associated Cys-rich membrane protein produces the protein MVQEFIVFAIVGVVLFFIFRSLWRMLRPPKGGQRGPGCTGCSGSCGGSC, from the coding sequence ATGGTACAGGAATTTATTGTCTTCGCCATCGTCGGCGTCGTCCTCTTCTTCATCTTCCGCTCCCTATGGCGCATGCTGCGTCCACCCAAGGGAGGGCAACGCGGCCCAGGATGTACGGGCTGCTCAGGTAGCTGTGGCGGCTCTTGCTAA
- the feoB gene encoding ferrous iron transport protein B: protein MNLAQLQTGQRAVILRVGGSGAFRKRILEMGFVQGKEIMAVHNAPLKDPIYYKILDYNVSLRRKDAQRIEIRPLEALSTSPTSEPEEELFPAPELHSLQRMDGRGSETKKLPTLRVALVGNPNCGKTSLFNQASGAHEHVGNYSGVTVEAKVGHIYYGGYRLELIDLPGAYSLSPYSPEELYIRHYLTGEERPDLVLNVIDATNLERNLYLTLQLKELGLPVIAALNMYDEFLQRREWFDYPRLATLLGVPMIPTICRTGLGLEALFDEVISLAKGLKEGDETLLAAETGKLRPLRIPYGPLLEPIIEELTEKVQEHSEIKDPIAARSIAIRLLERDKDTEQELLARHARGGFLLSARDYALHKLQEHASEEAEELITDARYGFISGALKETYRPKHRGERTLTDRLDDLATSRLWGFPIFLGLMITMFFVTFSLGQYPMDWIEEGIGLLGGWIGSQMSAGPLRDLLVDGIIKGVGGVTVFLPQIVLLYLFISLLEDSGYMARAAFIMDRLMHRMGLHGKSFIPLVMGFGCNVPAVMSTRMIESRKSRLITMLVLPFMSCSARLPVYILLAGAFFPVPWQATLVLFSLYVIGVLVAVLSARLLKTVAFKGEDIPFVMELPPYRRPTLRSVAIHVWMRAQQYLQKMGTVILAASVIVWFMSYYPRQEQARQQVDHQIEQLEQSELAPELRQERIDSLEHAFATFHQEQSIIGRIGQVCEPVIRPLGFDWKMGVSIVSGLMAKEVVVSTMGVIYTGVGEDDDAAIAQLSTRMQQERRADGSPSFTPLIAYSFMLFILLYFPCIATLIAIGRESDDWRWGLFAAVYSCVVAWLVCFAVYQVGQLLA from the coding sequence ATGAATCTAGCGCAACTACAGACAGGACAGCGAGCAGTCATCCTACGTGTCGGTGGCTCTGGAGCCTTCCGCAAGCGCATCCTAGAGATGGGCTTCGTCCAAGGCAAGGAGATCATGGCCGTACACAACGCACCGCTCAAGGATCCCATATACTATAAGATCCTCGACTACAACGTATCCCTGCGACGCAAGGATGCCCAGCGTATCGAGATCCGGCCCCTAGAGGCCCTCAGCACGAGCCCCACGAGTGAACCCGAGGAGGAGCTCTTCCCCGCCCCCGAGCTGCACAGCCTGCAGCGCATGGACGGCCGTGGCTCCGAGACCAAGAAGCTACCCACACTGCGCGTCGCCCTCGTGGGGAATCCCAACTGCGGGAAGACCTCGCTCTTCAACCAAGCCAGCGGAGCGCACGAGCACGTGGGCAACTACAGCGGCGTCACCGTCGAGGCCAAGGTAGGGCACATCTACTACGGCGGCTACCGCCTGGAGCTGATTGACCTGCCCGGTGCCTATTCCCTCTCCCCCTACAGCCCCGAGGAGCTCTACATCCGTCACTACCTGACGGGCGAGGAGCGTCCCGACCTCGTGCTCAACGTCATCGACGCGACCAACCTCGAGCGCAACCTCTACCTGACCCTCCAGCTGAAGGAGCTCGGGCTGCCGGTCATCGCGGCGCTGAATATGTACGACGAGTTCCTGCAGCGTCGGGAATGGTTCGACTACCCACGCCTAGCGACCCTGCTGGGCGTACCGATGATCCCGACAATCTGCCGAACTGGGCTGGGGCTCGAAGCACTCTTCGACGAAGTCATCAGCCTAGCCAAGGGACTCAAGGAGGGCGATGAGACGCTGCTCGCAGCAGAGACGGGCAAGCTCCGCCCGCTACGTATCCCCTACGGACCGCTCCTTGAGCCCATCATCGAGGAACTGACGGAGAAGGTCCAGGAGCACTCCGAGATCAAGGATCCCATCGCTGCGCGCTCGATCGCAATACGCCTCCTGGAGCGGGACAAGGATACCGAGCAGGAGCTACTGGCACGTCACGCCCGCGGAGGCTTCCTCCTCTCGGCACGTGACTACGCCCTGCACAAGCTGCAGGAGCACGCCAGCGAGGAGGCCGAGGAACTGATCACGGATGCACGCTACGGCTTCATCTCGGGTGCGCTCAAGGAGACCTACCGCCCCAAGCACCGAGGCGAGCGCACGCTGACCGATAGGCTAGATGACCTGGCCACGAGTCGTCTGTGGGGCTTCCCTATCTTCCTCGGGCTGATGATCACGATGTTCTTCGTCACCTTCTCCCTCGGGCAGTACCCTATGGACTGGATCGAGGAGGGAATCGGCCTCCTCGGCGGCTGGATCGGCAGCCAGATGAGCGCAGGACCACTGCGTGATCTGCTAGTTGATGGCATCATCAAGGGCGTAGGCGGCGTCACCGTCTTCCTCCCGCAGATCGTCCTACTCTACCTCTTCATCTCGCTGCTGGAGGACAGCGGCTATATGGCGCGTGCGGCCTTCATCATGGATCGACTGATGCACCGCATGGGGCTGCATGGCAAGAGCTTCATCCCGCTGGTTATGGGCTTCGGCTGCAACGTCCCCGCCGTCATGAGCACGCGTATGATCGAGAGCCGCAAGAGCCGTCTGATCACGATGCTGGTGCTGCCCTTCATGAGCTGCTCGGCACGTCTGCCCGTGTACATCCTGCTGGCGGGGGCCTTCTTCCCCGTCCCGTGGCAGGCGACGCTCGTGCTCTTCTCCCTCTATGTCATCGGGGTACTGGTGGCCGTGCTCTCGGCTCGACTGCTGAAGACCGTAGCCTTCAAGGGCGAGGATATCCCCTTCGTCATGGAGCTGCCGCCCTATCGTCGCCCCACGCTGCGCTCGGTAGCTATCCACGTATGGATGCGAGCACAGCAGTACCTACAGAAGATGGGTACCGTCATCCTCGCGGCCTCCGTGATCGTGTGGTTCATGAGCTACTACCCCAGGCAGGAGCAGGCACGCCAGCAGGTGGATCACCAGATCGAGCAGCTGGAGCAGAGCGAGCTCGCCCCCGAGCTACGTCAGGAGCGCATCGACTCGCTGGAGCACGCCTTCGCCACCTTCCATCAGGAGCAGTCGATCATCGGGCGTATCGGTCAGGTCTGCGAGCCAGTCATCCGTCCGCTGGGCTTCGACTGGAAGATGGGGGTAAGCATCGTGTCGGGCTTGATGGCCAAGGAGGTCGTCGTCAGCACCATGGGCGTCATCTACACAGGCGTAGGGGAGGATGACGATGCAGCTATCGCCCAGCTCTCTACACGCATGCAGCAGGAGCGGCGCGCGGATGGTAGTCCCTCCTTCACGCCGCTCATCGCCTACAGCTTCATGCTCTTCATCCTGCTTTATTTCCCCTGCATCGCGACGCTCATCGCCATCGGGAGGGAGTCGGATGACTGGCGCTGGGGGCTCTTCGCAGCCGTGTATTCCTGCGTCGTGGCCTGGCTCGTATGCTTCGCTGTCTACCAGGTGGGACAACTTTTAGCTTAG
- a CDS encoding calcium/sodium antiporter — protein MILDILYFVLGVGLIIGGANYLTEGASTLARRFGVSPLVVGLTIVAFGTSSPELIVSLTSALKGSADISLGNVVGSNLFNVLAIGGVTALVAPISITRGTLKREIPLMLLASFVLSFMVLDRVLDPTATANMITRSEGLTLLAFFLIFLSYTFAIAKRRPGDPHEVSDSPNNYPLWLQLLFIFGGLAALVWGGDLFVSSASSIASALGMSESFIGLTIVAAGTSLPELATSVAAALKKQPEIAVGNIVGSNIFNIFFILGTTATVQPIRAGGIGVLDLVVMTAAALLLYIFALLFGDKVIKRGEGFILLSCYIAYTIYLITQL, from the coding sequence ATGATACTAGATATACTCTACTTCGTCCTCGGGGTCGGCCTGATCATCGGAGGAGCAAATTACCTTACCGAGGGCGCCTCGACGCTCGCTCGCCGCTTCGGCGTATCGCCCCTAGTCGTGGGGCTCACCATCGTAGCCTTCGGCACCTCCTCTCCCGAGCTCATCGTCAGCCTTACCTCAGCCCTCAAGGGCAGTGCCGACATCTCGCTGGGGAATGTCGTGGGGAGCAACCTCTTCAACGTCCTAGCCATCGGAGGGGTCACCGCCCTCGTTGCCCCGATTTCCATTACACGCGGTACGCTGAAGCGTGAGATACCGCTGATGCTGCTGGCGAGCTTCGTCCTCTCCTTCATGGTGCTGGACCGAGTCCTCGATCCTACGGCGACGGCCAATATGATCACCCGCAGCGAGGGACTGACGCTGCTGGCCTTCTTCCTCATCTTCCTGAGCTATACCTTCGCCATCGCCAAGAGACGCCCTGGAGATCCCCATGAAGTGAGCGATAGCCCGAATAACTATCCTCTGTGGCTGCAGCTGCTCTTTATCTTCGGCGGGCTAGCGGCACTGGTCTGGGGCGGGGATCTCTTCGTCTCCTCGGCCTCGTCGATCGCCAGTGCCCTCGGGATGAGCGAAAGCTTCATCGGGCTGACCATCGTAGCTGCGGGCACCTCACTGCCCGAGCTCGCCACCTCGGTAGCAGCCGCACTGAAGAAGCAGCCCGAGATTGCCGTGGGGAATATCGTCGGCTCCAACATCTTCAACATCTTCTTCATCCTCGGTACGACGGCCACCGTACAGCCCATCCGTGCTGGCGGCATCGGGGTGCTTGACCTCGTGGTCATGACGGCAGCCGCGCTACTTCTCTATATCTTCGCGCTACTCTTCGGCGACAAGGTCATCAAGCGCGGCGAGGGGTTCATCCTCCTCTCCTGCTATATCGCCTACACCATCTACCTGATCACCCAGCTCTAA